The following proteins are encoded in a genomic region of Streptomyces sp. SLBN-31:
- a CDS encoding SUMF1/EgtB/PvdO family nonheme iron enzyme has protein sequence MTTTTADVPPQVLHLAAWAEGPAAERDALIAGYLSTLEQLADPQLLAECLAVGLLHEMPEIRRQALAAAVRLAPDLAAEAVGWALADPDETVRGPALAALAATPALRAAGGPSALHALLAVLGRSPDQIAGGAGNYVTVADAQALASAQTLLADTALADTVLEELPVPLSADRLPSRLSLEGMRHIPAGRLRRGTPPGEERSWGDPGEPAVAEVTVEGFYLDTCPVTNDDYDAFVADVGEQGHLWCHPDEPRNTDHTRSTADDPRCAGGHPATGVSWYDAVAYAAWCGKRLPTEDEWERAARGDDHRRHPWGADFRPERVRGLHALLGWDGDVGLDRAAWLRRLADLSVAHLPALTGPVNLPGGESPFGVRDLCGNVWEWTSTRFLDGLPLQPRFAAMDPGDLWGEWSAEVSVRGGAWSSPPALLTTLSRAGKTLVTRSPEIGFRCAVSESEGPAR, from the coding sequence ATGACCACCACCACCGCGGACGTTCCGCCCCAAGTCCTGCACCTCGCCGCCTGGGCCGAGGGGCCGGCCGCCGAACGCGACGCCCTGATCGCCGGCTACCTGAGCACCCTGGAGCAGCTGGCCGACCCGCAGCTGCTCGCTGAATGCCTGGCGGTCGGCCTGCTGCACGAGATGCCCGAGATCCGCCGCCAGGCCCTCGCGGCCGCCGTACGGCTCGCCCCGGACCTGGCGGCGGAGGCCGTCGGCTGGGCGCTGGCCGACCCGGACGAGACCGTGCGCGGCCCGGCCCTGGCGGCCCTGGCCGCAACGCCGGCCCTGCGCGCGGCGGGCGGCCCGTCCGCGCTGCACGCCCTGCTGGCCGTGCTGGGCCGCTCACCCGACCAGATCGCCGGCGGCGCCGGGAACTACGTGACGGTGGCGGACGCCCAGGCGCTGGCCTCGGCACAGACCCTGCTCGCCGACACGGCACTGGCAGACACGGTTCTTGAGGAGCTTCCCGTCCCGTTGTCCGCGGACCGGCTGCCCAGCCGGCTCTCCCTGGAGGGGATGCGGCACATCCCGGCCGGACGGTTGCGCCGCGGCACACCTCCCGGCGAGGAACGCTCCTGGGGTGATCCGGGTGAGCCCGCGGTGGCCGAGGTCACCGTCGAGGGCTTCTACCTGGACACCTGCCCGGTCACCAACGACGACTACGACGCGTTCGTCGCCGACGTCGGTGAGCAGGGCCACCTGTGGTGCCATCCGGACGAGCCCAGGAACACCGACCACACCCGCTCCACCGCCGACGACCCCCGCTGCGCCGGCGGCCATCCGGCGACCGGGGTCAGCTGGTACGACGCGGTCGCCTACGCCGCCTGGTGCGGCAAGCGGCTGCCCACCGAGGACGAGTGGGAGCGGGCCGCCCGCGGCGACGACCACCGCCGCCACCCGTGGGGAGCCGACTTCCGGCCCGAGCGGGTGCGGGGCCTGCACGCGCTCCTGGGCTGGGACGGCGATGTGGGCCTGGACCGCGCCGCGTGGCTGCGCCGGCTCGCGGATCTGTCTGTCGCCCACCTGCCCGCACTGACCGGCCCGGTGAACCTGCCGGGTGGCGAATCCCCCTTCGGGGTGAGGGATTTGTGCGGCAACGTGTGGGAGTGGACCTCCACCCGCTTCCTGGACGGCCTCCCCCTACAGCCGCGCTTCGCCGCCATGGACCCGGGCGATCTGTGGGGGGAGTGGTCGGCCGAGGTCAGCGTCCGCGGCGGGGCGTGGAGTTCACCGCCCGCGCTGCTCACCACGCTCAGCCGGGCGGGCAAGACGCTGGTGACCAGGAGTCCGGAGATCGGGTTCCGCTGCGCGGTGAGCGAATCGGAGGGGCCCGCTCGATGA
- a CDS encoding nucleotide disphospho-sugar-binding domain-containing protein, with translation MRVLVVPFPWKAHVFNLVPLAWSLRTAGHEVRVACWPDLLDAVTSAGLTAVAVGPGETAQVRTQRDRRQSSDRAAAAQRAPQQGLEALFDIRPGRERLGWEQATRVFEDLVLPQARRSNDSMMDDLVAAARAWRPDLVLWGAKAFAGAVAAEAVGAAHARVLYSVDVYTRMREDFLHAQAGRPPGQRTDALRQWLEGWAGRFGVPFAEDLVGGQFTIAPLPGAFRPDASASTLPVQFVPYNGPAVVPEWLTKPPAAPAAPRVLMTFGDSVDDVQARLPLPVERLRQILQAVAGLEMELVLALPANARREVGEVPANTRLVDSVPLAEVLPTCTAVVHHGGTWSFGCALRHGVPQLLISRAFDAPLKFACLQASGAGLAMTPAQADGPAVRAALVRLLDDPAVRANAVRLREEMLALPSPNELALTLEGLAAARRAGPVPAGR, from the coding sequence GTGCGAGTTCTCGTCGTGCCGTTTCCGTGGAAGGCGCACGTGTTCAATCTGGTGCCGCTGGCGTGGTCGCTGCGCACGGCCGGGCACGAGGTGCGGGTGGCCTGCTGGCCGGATCTGCTGGACGCCGTCACCTCGGCCGGGCTGACCGCCGTGGCCGTCGGTCCCGGCGAGACGGCACAGGTGCGCACCCAGCGCGACCGGCGCCAGAGCTCCGACCGCGCCGCCGCCGCGCAGCGGGCCCCGCAGCAGGGCCTGGAGGCGCTGTTCGACATACGGCCGGGCCGTGAGCGGCTGGGCTGGGAGCAGGCGACGCGGGTCTTCGAGGACCTGGTGCTGCCGCAGGCGCGGCGCTCCAACGACTCGATGATGGACGACCTCGTCGCCGCCGCCCGCGCCTGGCGGCCGGATCTGGTGCTGTGGGGCGCCAAGGCGTTCGCCGGCGCGGTGGCCGCCGAGGCCGTGGGCGCCGCGCACGCCCGGGTGTTGTACTCCGTCGACGTCTACACCCGGATGCGGGAGGACTTCCTGCACGCCCAGGCCGGCCGGCCGCCCGGGCAGCGCACCGACGCGCTGCGGCAGTGGCTGGAGGGCTGGGCGGGCCGGTTCGGGGTGCCCTTCGCCGAGGACCTGGTGGGCGGCCAGTTCACCATCGCCCCGCTGCCCGGGGCGTTTAGGCCCGATGCCTCGGCGAGCACCCTGCCCGTGCAGTTCGTCCCCTACAACGGCCCGGCCGTCGTGCCCGAATGGCTCACGAAGCCGCCCGCGGCGCCGGCGGCGCCGCGGGTTTTGATGACGTTCGGCGACTCCGTCGACGACGTCCAGGCCCGGCTGCCGCTGCCCGTCGAGCGCCTGCGGCAGATCCTGCAGGCGGTGGCAGGGCTGGAGATGGAGCTGGTGCTGGCGTTGCCGGCGAACGCCCGGCGGGAGGTGGGCGAGGTGCCGGCCAACACCCGGCTGGTGGACTCCGTTCCGCTGGCGGAGGTGCTGCCGACGTGTACGGCTGTGGTGCATCACGGCGGCACCTGGTCCTTCGGCTGCGCGCTGCGCCACGGGGTGCCGCAGCTGCTGATCAGCCGGGCGTTCGACGCCCCGCTGAAGTTCGCCTGCCTTCAGGCCTCGGGCGCGGGGCTGGCGATGACGCCTGCCCAGGCGGACGGGCCGGCGGTGCGGGCCGCGCTCGTGCGGCTGCTGGACGATCCGGCCGTGCGGGCGAACGCGGTGCGGCTGCGCGAGGAGATGCTGGCGCTGCCCTCGCCCAACGAGCTGGCGCTCACCCTTGAAGGCCTGGCCGCCGCCCGCCGGGCCGGCCCGGTGCCCGCCGGACGCTGA
- a CDS encoding RNA-guided endonuclease TnpB family protein — MATFVKRAFKYRFYPTDAQAAELSRTFGCVRKVYNLALAARTQAWARQERVSYHQTSAMLTAWKKSEELAYLNEVSSVPLQQALRHLQTAFTNFFGRRARHPRFKSRKKSRKSAEYTTSAFRFRAGRLTLAKMAEPLEIVWSRPLPEGASPSTVTVSKDAAGRWYVSLLCEDPSVRPLPPTHAAVGVDVGLDHLLTLSTGEKVSNPRHEHRDGARLATAQRQLARKAKGEGANRAKARRKVAKVYARITDRRRDHLHKITTRLVRENQTIVIEDLAVQNMMKNASLARAISDAAWSDFRSMLEYKAQWYGRAVIAIDQWFPSSKLCSACGSLQDTMPLNVRAWTCACGTTHDRDVNAAKNILAVGLTASVCGADVRPQRSTPGGQSAMKQKTPRREP, encoded by the coding sequence GTGGCCACTTTCGTGAAGCGGGCGTTCAAGTACCGCTTCTATCCGACCGATGCGCAGGCAGCCGAGCTGTCGCGCACGTTCGGATGTGTGCGGAAGGTCTACAACCTGGCCCTTGCGGCGCGCACGCAGGCGTGGGCGAGGCAGGAGCGGGTGAGCTACCACCAGACGTCGGCGATGCTGACGGCCTGGAAGAAGAGCGAGGAACTCGCCTACCTCAACGAGGTTTCCTCCGTGCCGCTCCAGCAGGCTCTGCGGCACCTTCAGACGGCGTTCACGAACTTCTTCGGCAGGCGGGCGAGGCACCCGCGGTTCAAGTCGCGGAAGAAGTCGCGGAAGTCGGCGGAGTACACCACCAGCGCATTCCGGTTCAGGGCCGGCAGGCTGACCCTGGCGAAGATGGCGGAGCCGCTGGAGATCGTGTGGTCCCGTCCCCTGCCCGAGGGTGCGTCGCCGTCTACCGTGACGGTGTCCAAGGACGCGGCCGGACGCTGGTATGTGTCCCTGCTGTGTGAGGACCCCTCCGTCCGGCCACTTCCCCCCACCCACGCGGCCGTCGGTGTCGACGTCGGCCTCGATCACCTGCTGACCCTCTCCACCGGGGAGAAGGTCTCCAACCCCCGGCACGAGCACCGCGATGGAGCCCGCCTGGCCACGGCCCAGCGGCAGCTCGCCCGCAAGGCCAAGGGGGAGGGAGCCAACCGGGCCAAGGCACGCCGGAAGGTGGCCAAGGTCTACGCCCGCATCACCGACCGCAGGCGCGACCACCTGCACAAAATCACCACTCGTCTCGTTCGTGAAAACCAAACGATCGTGATCGAGGACCTCGCCGTTCAAAACATGATGAAGAACGCCAGCCTGGCCCGCGCCATCAGCGACGCGGCCTGGTCCGATTTCCGGAGCATGCTGGAATACAAGGCCCAGTGGTACGGCCGCGCAGTGATCGCGATCGACCAATGGTTCCCCTCCTCCAAGCTGTGCTCCGCCTGCGGCAGCCTGCAGGACACGATGCCGCTCAACGTCCGCGCGTGGACGTGCGCCTGCGGCACGACCCACGACCGGGACGTGAACGCGGCGAAGAACATTCTGGCCGTCGGGCTGACGGCGTCGGTCTGTGGAGCTGATGTGAGACCTCAACGGAGTACTCCGGGCGGGCAGTCGGCGATGAAGCAGAAAACCCCACGGCGCGAGCCGTAG
- a CDS encoding SUMF1/EgtB/PvdO family nonheme iron enzyme, translated as MNGLVERFLAPEVWQTSREPLTGEERAELREAIAALRHPMVIEELCAMAATHPRADVRLTVLEGVEPFMATLPAAREFLVWLLGDDEDFVVFTAAKIAGRHRIGEAYEELLHITGPAEAGLLRSTKPVGIGAAVVAKAMDAILGAEDRAARLEIEREHTRTGQLPEECALGEHWDYDPPNLPRPVPEGMVLIPAGDFVVGIGIDDVVHPLYDVDDAVPRQRRHLPDFLIDRHPVTNAEYDAWANGPLAAEHALCHPDEPEDKDHRRGITGDARFGPDHPATGVDWYDAYAYLAHIGKRLPTELEWEKAARGENGSLYPWGDDFDPDALRWFGASFGEAKNLEHWRDTLSTFDEETPAVTTVPVGSHPKNVSSYGVADLVGNCWEWTDTNFFTRDRMKPMISGRPRTEWATAEETSVVIRGGAWTSMREQVTAYFRGKDLFTDRHNEIGFRGVIR; from the coding sequence GTGAACGGGCTGGTCGAACGTTTTCTGGCCCCGGAGGTCTGGCAGACATCACGCGAACCGCTGACCGGTGAAGAACGCGCCGAACTGCGCGAGGCGATCGCGGCGCTTCGCCACCCCATGGTCATCGAAGAACTCTGTGCGATGGCGGCGACCCACCCCCGTGCGGATGTCCGCCTGACGGTTCTCGAGGGCGTCGAGCCGTTTATGGCCACGCTGCCCGCGGCGCGGGAATTCCTGGTCTGGCTGCTCGGCGACGACGAGGACTTCGTCGTGTTCACCGCCGCGAAGATCGCCGGCCGCCACCGCATCGGCGAGGCTTATGAGGAGCTGCTGCACATCACCGGACCGGCCGAGGCCGGCCTGCTGCGCAGCACCAAGCCGGTCGGCATCGGCGCCGCCGTCGTGGCCAAGGCGATGGACGCCATCCTCGGCGCCGAGGACCGCGCGGCCCGCCTTGAAATCGAGCGGGAGCACACCCGCACCGGCCAGCTGCCCGAGGAGTGCGCACTGGGCGAACACTGGGACTACGACCCGCCCAACCTGCCCCGCCCCGTCCCCGAGGGCATGGTCCTCATCCCGGCCGGCGACTTCGTCGTCGGCATCGGCATCGACGACGTCGTCCATCCGCTGTACGACGTGGACGACGCCGTGCCCCGCCAGCGCCGCCACCTGCCCGACTTCCTCATCGACCGCCACCCGGTGACCAACGCCGAGTACGACGCCTGGGCGAACGGCCCGCTGGCCGCCGAGCACGCCCTGTGCCACCCCGACGAGCCCGAGGACAAGGACCACCGCCGCGGCATCACCGGCGACGCCCGGTTCGGCCCCGACCACCCCGCCACCGGCGTCGACTGGTACGACGCCTACGCCTACCTCGCGCACATCGGCAAACGGCTGCCCACCGAACTGGAATGGGAGAAGGCCGCCCGCGGCGAGAACGGCTCCCTGTACCCGTGGGGCGATGACTTCGACCCCGACGCCCTGCGCTGGTTCGGCGCCTCCTTCGGCGAGGCGAAGAACCTGGAGCACTGGCGCGACACCCTGAGCACCTTCGACGAGGAAACCCCGGCCGTCACCACCGTCCCGGTCGGCTCCCACCCCAAGAACGTCAGCAGCTACGGCGTGGCGGACCTGGTCGGCAACTGCTGGGAGTGGACGGACACCAACTTCTTCACCCGCGACCGCATGAAGCCGATGATCTCCGGCCGGCCCCGCACCGAATGGGCCACCGCCGAGGAGACCTCAGTGGTCATCCGGGGCGGCGCGTGGACCTCCATGCGCGAGCAGGTCACGGCATACTTCCGCGGCAAGGACCTCTTCACCGACCGGCACAACGAGATCGGCTTCCGAGGAGTGATCCGGTGA
- a CDS encoding pyridoxamine 5'-phosphate oxidase family protein produces the protein MKLGQEEMRSRFERERAVRLATVDDRGRAHVVPVIFVVDGGIFYSPTDKPKSGNPRPKRLRNLDRDPRVTVLADCYDENWLGAWWVRLRGTARVIGDGPERTRALGLLDGKYEQFDGARYLKDGGPVVAVDIKDWLGWAYSEQSAAPTGRRRTWRERSRLRSSRA, from the coding sequence ATGAAACTCGGACAGGAAGAGATGCGCAGCCGGTTCGAGCGGGAGCGGGCCGTGCGGCTGGCCACGGTCGACGACCGCGGGCGCGCCCATGTCGTGCCGGTCATCTTCGTGGTCGACGGCGGCATCTTCTACTCACCCACCGACAAGCCCAAGAGCGGCAATCCGCGGCCCAAGCGGCTGCGCAACCTCGACCGCGACCCGCGGGTGACGGTCCTGGCCGACTGCTACGACGAGAACTGGCTGGGGGCGTGGTGGGTGCGGCTGCGGGGCACCGCCCGGGTCATCGGCGACGGCCCGGAGCGCACCCGCGCGCTGGGCCTGCTGGACGGCAAGTACGAGCAGTTCGACGGCGCCCGCTACCTCAAGGACGGCGGACCGGTGGTGGCGGTCGACATCAAGGACTGGCTCGGCTGGGCCTACAGCGAGCAGTCCGCGGCGCCCACCGGTCGGCGCCGCACCTGGCGCGAGCGGTCGCGGCTGCGGTCCAGTCGTGCTTGA
- a CDS encoding phytanoyl-CoA dioxygenase family protein, translating to MSSPQRIPRFGYDGTVTAEQRAFYEQYGFVIYRGIFDAHDVDLIKRDAQRLERDTLAGNVPAEHRDQVIKPSYDENGRATLHRLPYFTLHCADTRDLIERRNLDALGPGLLGGPTWRFEDAVDGAVWQMKRGKRSSYSALDWHLDFPHDLPLTPLVNVGIYLDDATLRNGCLVLVPGSHRYPPRRLEPVGLPLEAEAGDVICHTYNILHHSGPVLDDTSRATLYVYYSAGEKPSAGTAYSHRAGEDFAKMITGAEAGTR from the coding sequence GTGAGCTCCCCGCAGCGCATTCCCCGCTTTGGCTACGACGGCACGGTGACGGCCGAACAACGCGCCTTCTACGAGCAGTACGGCTTCGTCATCTACCGCGGCATCTTCGACGCCCACGACGTGGACCTCATCAAACGCGACGCCCAGCGCCTGGAACGCGACACCCTCGCCGGCAACGTGCCGGCCGAACACCGCGACCAGGTCATCAAACCCTCCTACGACGAGAACGGCCGGGCGACCCTGCACCGGCTGCCCTACTTCACCCTGCACTGCGCCGACACCCGCGACCTGATCGAGCGACGCAACCTGGACGCGCTCGGCCCCGGCCTGCTGGGCGGGCCGACCTGGCGGTTCGAGGACGCCGTCGACGGCGCCGTATGGCAGATGAAACGCGGCAAGCGCAGCTCCTACAGTGCCCTGGACTGGCACCTGGACTTCCCGCACGACCTGCCGCTGACCCCCCTGGTGAACGTGGGCATCTACCTGGACGACGCCACCCTGCGCAACGGCTGCCTGGTCCTGGTGCCCGGCTCCCACCGCTATCCGCCACGCCGCCTTGAACCGGTGGGACTTCCGCTGGAGGCCGAGGCGGGCGACGTCATCTGCCACACCTACAACATCCTCCACCACTCCGGCCCGGTACTGGACGACACCAGCCGGGCAACGCTGTACGTGTACTACTCCGCGGGGGAAAAGCCCTCGGCGGGCACCGCGTACAGCCACCGGGCGGGCGAGGACTTCGCCAAGATGATCACCGGAGCGGAGGCCGGCACACGTTGA
- the rfbB gene encoding dTDP-glucose 4,6-dehydratase — translation MKILVTGGAGFIGSHYVRTMLEGGYPGFEEAHVTVLDALTYAGNRDNLPAAHPRLTFVHGDILDRTLLGDVLHGQDAVVHFAAESHVDRSIASGAAFVRTNVEGTQALLEACLAVGVERVVHISTDEVYGSIEHGAWTEQSPLLPNSPYAASKAASDLIALAYVRTHKLNVSVTRCSNNYGPHQHPEKFIPLAVTHLLEGRPIPVYGDGGQVREWLHVDDHCRAVQRVLTDGRAGEAYNIGAGTAVTNLQLAHKIADLLGAGPEMIRHVGDRKGHDRRYALDQSRIEEELGHRPLTGFDAGLADTVAWYRDNPQWWKPLKEGGGRP, via the coding sequence GTGAAAATCCTCGTCACCGGCGGCGCCGGATTCATCGGCTCGCATTACGTCAGGACCATGCTCGAGGGGGGCTATCCGGGTTTCGAGGAGGCGCACGTCACCGTCCTGGACGCGCTGACCTACGCGGGCAACCGTGACAACCTCCCCGCCGCCCACCCCCGGCTGACCTTCGTCCACGGCGACATCCTCGACCGGACGCTGCTGGGCGACGTCCTTCACGGCCAGGACGCGGTGGTGCACTTCGCCGCCGAGAGCCACGTGGACCGCTCCATCGCCAGCGGCGCGGCGTTCGTGCGCACCAACGTCGAGGGCACCCAGGCCCTGCTGGAGGCCTGCCTGGCGGTGGGCGTGGAGCGGGTGGTGCACATCTCCACCGACGAGGTGTACGGCTCCATCGAGCACGGCGCGTGGACCGAGCAGTCCCCGCTGCTGCCCAACTCCCCCTACGCCGCCTCCAAGGCGGCCTCCGACCTGATCGCCCTGGCCTACGTGCGCACCCACAAGCTGAACGTCTCCGTCACCCGCTGCTCCAACAACTACGGCCCCCACCAGCACCCGGAGAAGTTCATCCCGCTCGCCGTCACCCACCTGCTCGAAGGGCGCCCGATCCCCGTCTACGGCGACGGCGGGCAGGTCCGCGAGTGGCTGCACGTGGACGACCACTGCCGTGCGGTGCAGCGGGTGCTGACCGACGGCCGGGCGGGCGAGGCCTACAACATCGGCGCCGGCACGGCGGTGACCAACCTGCAGCTGGCCCACAAGATCGCCGACCTGCTCGGGGCGGGCCCGGAGATGATCCGGCACGTCGGCGACCGCAAGGGCCACGACCGGCGCTACGCCCTGGACCAGAGCCGCATCGAAGAGGAGCTGGGCCACCGGCCGCTGACCGGATTCGACGCCGGACTGGCCGACACCGTCGCCTGGTACCGGGACAACCCCCAGTGGTGGAAGCCGCTGAAGGAAGGCGGTGGTCGGCCGTGA
- a CDS encoding MFS transporter encodes MTPARRIQRVLPEGYTRCLANPDFRRLQPGFLVSFLGDGMSFIGVAWLAVELAAPTHRSLVVGLAVAAYSLPAALGSLTLGRWLSGRNARSLILVNALLRGALFALIPALYWTGLLTAATYIALLALSSILHAWGIAGRQTFVAETLPAEDRLAGHALVGSQEQLSFITGPPLAGLVSAALGPAAVLAADALSYAYLALVTARVRGEGTLERRPPVPLRRSGQTLARHPELLGLLGLSFVFYLLYGPIEVAVPLVVAERMGSDPTVLGWIWSAFGVGAVIGTWITGTLRRLPLWPTVLAIVAGWGLAILPFAHFGTLAAGIAGFGLGGLIYAPYGPVSITLLQQKAPLEELVSLSAFRSAILVIATPLGAVLAGPLIGAFGATGTIRLSGQTTIALAALGAVLILLLRRRRHRPQRHEPLVSTEQR; translated from the coding sequence ATGACCCCGGCACGGCGCATTCAGCGGGTGCTGCCCGAGGGCTACACCCGCTGCCTGGCCAACCCCGACTTCCGCCGGCTGCAGCCCGGATTCCTCGTCTCCTTCCTCGGCGACGGCATGAGCTTCATCGGGGTGGCCTGGCTGGCCGTCGAACTGGCCGCCCCCACCCACCGGTCCCTGGTGGTGGGGCTCGCCGTCGCCGCCTACAGCCTGCCCGCCGCGCTCGGCTCCCTGACCCTGGGACGCTGGCTCAGCGGACGCAACGCCCGCAGCCTGATCCTGGTCAACGCCCTCCTGCGCGGCGCCCTGTTCGCCCTGATCCCCGCCTTGTACTGGACCGGACTGCTGACCGCCGCGACCTACATCGCCCTGCTCGCCCTGTCCTCGATCCTGCACGCCTGGGGGATCGCCGGCCGGCAGACCTTCGTCGCCGAGACCCTCCCGGCCGAAGACCGGCTGGCCGGCCACGCCCTGGTGGGCAGCCAGGAGCAGCTGTCGTTCATCACCGGCCCCCCGCTGGCCGGTCTGGTCTCGGCCGCCCTCGGGCCGGCCGCGGTGCTCGCCGCCGACGCGCTCAGCTACGCCTACCTCGCCCTGGTCACGGCCCGGGTACGCGGCGAGGGCACCCTCGAGCGGCGGCCGCCGGTGCCGCTGCGGCGCAGCGGCCAGACCCTCGCCCGCCACCCCGAACTGCTGGGCCTGCTGGGCCTGTCGTTCGTCTTCTACCTGCTGTACGGGCCCATCGAGGTGGCCGTCCCCCTGGTCGTGGCCGAGCGGATGGGCTCCGATCCCACCGTGCTCGGCTGGATCTGGAGCGCGTTCGGTGTCGGCGCGGTGATCGGGACCTGGATCACCGGAACGCTGCGGCGGCTGCCGCTGTGGCCGACCGTGCTGGCCATCGTGGCCGGCTGGGGGCTGGCGATCCTGCCCTTCGCCCACTTCGGCACCCTCGCCGCGGGCATCGCCGGCTTCGGCCTGGGCGGCCTGATCTACGCGCCCTACGGGCCGGTGAGCATCACCCTGCTGCAACAAAAGGCGCCCCTGGAGGAGTTGGTCAGCCTCAGCGCGTTCCGCAGCGCGATCCTGGTGATCGCCACCCCGCTGGGCGCGGTCCTCGCCGGCCCCCTGATCGGCGCGTTCGGCGCGACGGGCACCATCCGCCTGTCCGGGCAGACCACCATCGCCCTCGCCGCCCTGGGCGCCGTCCTGATCCTGCTGCTGCGCCGGCGCCGGCACCGCCCGCAGCGGCACGAACCGCTGGTGAGCACCGAACAGCGGTAG
- a CDS encoding alpha/beta hydrolase, producing the protein MAIPVMAAALLGSAVVPVAAANDGAAVAAGSIDWVPCPGSDPVLGNLLKGLECGTVQVPLDYDHPEGRQISLALTRAKHTVPDSDYKGVVILNRGQWPGGIGRDLPTRYATGTTGLAKDVGTAYDWIGFDPRGVGASEPALVCDTDYVDPGHALPNPVPATAADEQQWVTLARSYAASCQEKYGDVLAHLSTEDAARDLDRMRIALGQEKITYFGTDWGTYLGSVYATLFPDHLQRMVLDSVVRPSGVGYRNSLRKNVLTERNAQIFFAWVAQYDTVYHLGTTEAEVEAEYYAAQDALAAAPLDGRIGAAEWADVFEPVVYRSWTWLSRAKVLSDYVVRKDPTSLRATWTLPGFPHQNRQAMNDAANCTDGPWPLNWKRWHQDYTRQYNAGSRFLTWTNAWYSAPCAFWPQPAPKTPMKVGNDQVDVLLVQPQYDTAHGVAGAVETHKLFPNSRLVLEKGGHNVGAALSANNNPCLNTYVGDFFRDGTRPASKKGIDAVCQASNDPVPAS; encoded by the coding sequence TTGGCCATACCGGTCATGGCGGCCGCGCTGCTGGGCTCGGCCGTCGTCCCGGTCGCGGCGGCGAACGACGGGGCCGCCGTGGCGGCGGGCAGTATCGACTGGGTGCCGTGTCCGGGCAGCGACCCGGTCCTCGGCAACCTGCTCAAGGGCCTGGAGTGCGGCACCGTGCAGGTGCCGCTCGACTACGACCACCCCGAGGGCCGGCAGATCAGCCTGGCGCTGACCCGGGCCAAGCACACCGTCCCCGACAGCGACTACAAGGGCGTCGTCATCCTCAACCGCGGCCAGTGGCCCGGCGGCATCGGCCGCGACCTGCCCACCCGGTACGCCACCGGCACCACCGGGCTGGCCAAGGACGTCGGCACCGCCTACGACTGGATCGGCTTCGACCCGCGCGGCGTCGGCGCCAGCGAGCCCGCCCTGGTCTGCGACACCGACTACGTCGACCCCGGGCACGCGCTGCCGAACCCGGTGCCCGCCACCGCCGCCGACGAGCAGCAGTGGGTCACCCTGGCCCGCTCCTACGCCGCCAGCTGCCAGGAGAAGTACGGCGACGTCCTGGCGCACCTGAGCACCGAGGACGCCGCCCGTGACCTGGACCGGATGCGGATCGCCCTCGGCCAGGAGAAGATCACCTACTTCGGCACCGACTGGGGCACCTACCTCGGCTCCGTCTACGCCACGCTCTTCCCCGACCACCTGCAGCGGATGGTGCTGGACAGCGTGGTGCGCCCCAGCGGCGTGGGATACCGCAACAGCCTGCGCAAGAACGTGCTGACCGAGCGCAACGCCCAGATCTTCTTCGCCTGGGTCGCCCAGTACGACACCGTCTACCACCTGGGCACCACCGAGGCCGAGGTCGAGGCGGAGTACTACGCCGCGCAGGACGCGCTCGCCGCCGCCCCCCTGGACGGCAGGATCGGCGCGGCGGAATGGGCGGACGTCTTCGAGCCGGTCGTCTACCGCAGCTGGACCTGGCTCTCGCGCGCCAAGGTGCTCTCCGACTACGTGGTGCGAAAGGACCCGACCTCGCTGCGGGCCACCTGGACCCTGCCCGGCTTCCCGCACCAGAACCGGCAGGCCATGAACGACGCCGCCAACTGCACCGACGGCCCCTGGCCGCTGAACTGGAAGCGCTGGCACCAGGACTACACCCGCCAGTACAACGCCGGCAGCCGCTTTTTGACGTGGACCAACGCCTGGTACAGCGCGCCGTGCGCGTTCTGGCCGCAGCCCGCGCCGAAGACGCCGATGAAGGTCGGCAACGACCAGGTCGACGTCCTGCTGGTGCAGCCGCAGTACGACACCGCGCACGGGGTGGCCGGCGCCGTCGAGACGCACAAGCTGTTCCCCAACTCCCGCCTGGTACTGGAAAAGGGCGGCCACAACGTCGGCGCGGCGCTGTCGGCCAACAACAACCCCTGCCTGAACACCTACGTCGGTGACTTCTTCCGGGACGGCACCCGCCCCGCCTCCAAGAAGGGCATCGACGCCGTCTGCCAGGCATCCAACGATCCGGTGCCCGCGTCCTGA